The following are encoded together in the Arvicanthis niloticus isolate mArvNil1 chromosome 11, mArvNil1.pat.X, whole genome shotgun sequence genome:
- the Atl2 gene encoding atlastin-2 isoform X3: protein MAEGDEAARRQPQQGLRHRRQTSDSSVGVNHVSSTTSLGEDYEDDDLVNSDEVMKKPCPVQIVLAHEDDHNFELDEEALEQILLQEHIRDLNIVVVSVAGAFRKGKSFLLDFMLRYMYNKDSQSWIGGNNEPLTGFTWRGGCERETTGIQVWNEVFVIDRPNGTKVAVLLMDTQGAFDSQSTIKDCATVFALSTMTSSVQVYNLSQNIQEDDLQHLQLFTEYGRLAMEEIYQKPFQTLMFLIRDWSYPYEHSYGLEGGKQFLEKRLQVKQNQHEELQNVRKHIHNCFSNLGCFLLPHPGLKVATNPSFDGRLKDIDEDFKRELRNLVPLLLAPENLVEKEISGSKVTCRDLVEYFKAYIKIYQGEELPHPKSMLQATAEANNLAAVAGARDVYCKSMEQVCGGDKPYIAPSDLERKHLDLKEVALKQFRSVKKMGGDEFCRRYQDQLEAEIEETYANFIKHNDGKNIFYAARTPATLFAVMFAMYIISGLTGFIGLNSIAVLCNLVMGLALTSLCTWAYVKYSGEFREIGTMIDQIAETLWEQVFSKLFEVTRRRMVHRALSSAQRQRLSSNNNKKRN from the exons ATGGCGGAGGGGGACGAGGCAGCGCGAAGGCAGCCGCAGCAGGGGCTGAGGCACCGGCGACAGACTAGCGACTCGAGCGTCGGGGTTAACCACGTCTCGTCCACGACCTCCCTAG gTGAGGATTATGAAGATGATGACCTAGTAAACTCAGATGAGGTTATGAAGAAACCATGCCCAGTGCAGATTGTTCTTGCCCATGAAGATGACCATAACTTTGAGCTTGATGAAGAGGCTCTGGAGCAGATATTGCTACAGGAACACATACGGGATCTTAACATAGTCGTGGTATCTGTGGCAGGAGCTTTTCGTAAAGGGAAATCATTTCTCCTGGACTTCATGCTTAGATATATGTATAACAAG GACTCTCAGAGCTGGATTGGTGGGAACAATGAACCACTGACTGGCTTTACATGGCGAGGAGGTTGCGAAAGAGAAACAACAGGCATACAAGTTTGGAATGAAGTGTTTGTGATTGACAGACCTAATGGAACAAAA GTGGCTGTGCTGCTAATGGATACCCAGGGTGCCTTTGATAGCCAGTCAACCATTAAAGACTGTGCTACCGTGTTTGCTCTCAGCACTATGACCAGCTCTGTCCAG GTATATAATTTGTCTCAGAATATTCAAGAAGATGATCTTCAACACCTTCAA TTATTTACAGAGTATGGAAGACTTGCAATGGAAGAGATCTACCAGAAGCCATTTCAG aCGTTAATGTTTTTGATTCGAGATTGGAGTTATCCTTATGAACATTCATATGGCTTGGAAGGTGGGAAGCAGTTCCTTGAAAAGAGACTGCAG gtaaAACAGAACCAGCATGAAGAGCTACAGAATGTCAGGAAGCACATTCACAACTGCTTCTCCAATCTCGGCTGCTTCCTTTTACCACATCCTGGGCTTAAAGTTGCCACGAACCCCAGTTTTGACGGACGACTGAAAG ATATCGATGAAGATTTTAAACGAGAGCTTCGAAATCTGGTTCCATTGCTGCTTGCTCCTGAAAATCTTGTTGAGAAAGAGATAAGTGGATCTAAAGTCACTTGTAGAGATCTTGTAGAGTATTTTAAG gcatacattaaaatatatcaagGCGAGGAACTGCCACATCCAAAGTCTATGCTTCAG gcaACAGCTGAGGCTAACAACCTTGCAGCAGTAGCAGGAGCACGAGATGTCTATTGTAAAAGTATGGAGCAG GTATGTGGTGGTGATAAGCCGTACATTGCACCTTCAGATTTGGAACGAAAACACCTGGATCTCAAGGAAGTGGCACTCAAACAGTTTCGTTCTGTGAAAAAAATGGGTGGAGATGAATTCTGCCGCCGTTATCAGGACCAGCTTGAAGCTGAAATCGAAGAAACCTATGCAAATTTTATAAAGCACAATGATGGCAAAAATATCTTCTATGCTGCTCGTACCCCTGCCACACTGTTTGCAGTCATGTTTGCTATGTACATCATCTCAGGACTGACTGGCTTCATTGGCCTAAACTCTATAGCTGTCTTATGCAACCTCGTCATGGGGCTAGCACTGACGTCCCTTTGTACTTGGGCATATGTTAAGTACTCTGGGGAGTTCAGAGAAATTGGAACAATGATTGATCAGATTGCTGAAACACTATGGGAACAG GTGTTTTCCAAACTGTTTGAAGTCACTAGACGTCGAATGGTCCACCGTGCTCTCTCGTCAGCACAGCGACAGAGACTGTCATCCAACAATAACAAGAAGAGAAATTAG
- the Atl2 gene encoding atlastin-2 isoform X4, translating into MAEGDEAARRQPQQGLRHRRQTSDSSVGVNHVSSTTSLGEDYEDDDLVNSDEVMKKPCPVQIVLAHEDDHNFELDEEALEQILLQEHIRDLNIVVVSVAGAFRKGKSFLLDFMLRYMYNKDSQSWIGGNNEPLTGFTWRGGCERETTGIQVWNEVFVIDRPNGTKVAVLLMDTQGAFDSQSTIKDCATVFALSTMTSSVQVYNLSQNIQEDDLQHLQLFTEYGRLAMEEIYQKPFQTLMFLIRDWSYPYEHSYGLEGGKQFLEKRLQVKQNQHEELQNVRKHIHNCFSNLGCFLLPHPGLKVATNPSFDGRLKDIDEDFKRELRNLVPLLLAPENLVEKEISGSKVTCRDLVEYFKAYIKIYQGEELPHPKSMLQATAEANNLAAVAGARDVYCKSMEQVCGGDKPYIAPSDLERKHLDLKEVALKQFRSVKKMGGDEFCRRYQDQLEAEIEETYANFIKHNDGKNIFYAARTPATLFAVMFAMYIISGLTGFIGLNSIAVLCNLVMGLALTSLCTWAYVKYSGEFREIGTMIDQIAETLWEQFKDRRSQRFSLKKID; encoded by the exons ATGGCGGAGGGGGACGAGGCAGCGCGAAGGCAGCCGCAGCAGGGGCTGAGGCACCGGCGACAGACTAGCGACTCGAGCGTCGGGGTTAACCACGTCTCGTCCACGACCTCCCTAG gTGAGGATTATGAAGATGATGACCTAGTAAACTCAGATGAGGTTATGAAGAAACCATGCCCAGTGCAGATTGTTCTTGCCCATGAAGATGACCATAACTTTGAGCTTGATGAAGAGGCTCTGGAGCAGATATTGCTACAGGAACACATACGGGATCTTAACATAGTCGTGGTATCTGTGGCAGGAGCTTTTCGTAAAGGGAAATCATTTCTCCTGGACTTCATGCTTAGATATATGTATAACAAG GACTCTCAGAGCTGGATTGGTGGGAACAATGAACCACTGACTGGCTTTACATGGCGAGGAGGTTGCGAAAGAGAAACAACAGGCATACAAGTTTGGAATGAAGTGTTTGTGATTGACAGACCTAATGGAACAAAA GTGGCTGTGCTGCTAATGGATACCCAGGGTGCCTTTGATAGCCAGTCAACCATTAAAGACTGTGCTACCGTGTTTGCTCTCAGCACTATGACCAGCTCTGTCCAG GTATATAATTTGTCTCAGAATATTCAAGAAGATGATCTTCAACACCTTCAA TTATTTACAGAGTATGGAAGACTTGCAATGGAAGAGATCTACCAGAAGCCATTTCAG aCGTTAATGTTTTTGATTCGAGATTGGAGTTATCCTTATGAACATTCATATGGCTTGGAAGGTGGGAAGCAGTTCCTTGAAAAGAGACTGCAG gtaaAACAGAACCAGCATGAAGAGCTACAGAATGTCAGGAAGCACATTCACAACTGCTTCTCCAATCTCGGCTGCTTCCTTTTACCACATCCTGGGCTTAAAGTTGCCACGAACCCCAGTTTTGACGGACGACTGAAAG ATATCGATGAAGATTTTAAACGAGAGCTTCGAAATCTGGTTCCATTGCTGCTTGCTCCTGAAAATCTTGTTGAGAAAGAGATAAGTGGATCTAAAGTCACTTGTAGAGATCTTGTAGAGTATTTTAAG gcatacattaaaatatatcaagGCGAGGAACTGCCACATCCAAAGTCTATGCTTCAG gcaACAGCTGAGGCTAACAACCTTGCAGCAGTAGCAGGAGCACGAGATGTCTATTGTAAAAGTATGGAGCAG GTATGTGGTGGTGATAAGCCGTACATTGCACCTTCAGATTTGGAACGAAAACACCTGGATCTCAAGGAAGTGGCACTCAAACAGTTTCGTTCTGTGAAAAAAATGGGTGGAGATGAATTCTGCCGCCGTTATCAGGACCAGCTTGAAGCTGAAATCGAAGAAACCTATGCAAATTTTATAAAGCACAATGATGGCAAAAATATCTTCTATGCTGCTCGTACCCCTGCCACACTGTTTGCAGTCATGTTTGCTATGTACATCATCTCAGGACTGACTGGCTTCATTGGCCTAAACTCTATAGCTGTCTTATGCAACCTCGTCATGGGGCTAGCACTGACGTCCCTTTGTACTTGGGCATATGTTAAGTACTCTGGGGAGTTCAGAGAAATTGGAACAATGATTGATCAGATTGCTGAAACACTATGGGAACAG ttcAAAGACCGAAGGAGTCAACgattttctctgaagaaaattgaTTAG
- the Atl2 gene encoding atlastin-2 isoform X5 produces MGAAVRRPGLGPGLSFTSSWIRQTHSDELCMDWPGLQVLASVVKLGLGALGLLVFRFRLKVSGMKSPDPSFLGFAECEDYEDDDLVNSDEVMKKPCPVQIVLAHEDDHNFELDEEALEQILLQEHIRDLNIVVVSVAGAFRKGKSFLLDFMLRYMYNKDSQSWIGGNNEPLTGFTWRGGCERETTGIQVWNEVFVIDRPNGTKVAVLLMDTQGAFDSQSTIKDCATVFALSTMTSSVQVYNLSQNIQEDDLQHLQLFTEYGRLAMEEIYQKPFQTLMFLIRDWSYPYEHSYGLEGGKQFLEKRLQVKQNQHEELQNVRKHIHNCFSNLGCFLLPHPGLKVATNPSFDGRLKDIDEDFKRELRNLVPLLLAPENLVEKEISGSKVTCRDLVEYFKAYIKIYQGEELPHPKSMLQATAEANNLAAVAGARDVYCKSMEQVCGGDKPYIAPSDLERKHLDLKEVALKQFRSVKKMGGDEFCRRYQDQLEAEIEETYANFIKHNDGKNIFYAARTPATLFAVMFAMYIISGLTGFIGLNSIAVLCNLVMGLALTSLCTWAYVKYSGEFREIGTMIDQIAETLWEQRSPRKVFSKLFEVTRRRMVHRALSSAQRQRLSSNNNKKRN; encoded by the exons ATGGGAGCCGCAGTCCGCAGGCCAGGGCTGGGGCCCGGGCTCAGCTTCACCAGCTCTTGGATCCGCCAAACCCATTCGGACGAGTTGTGCATGGATTGGCCAGGGTTGCAAGTGTTGGCTTCGGTGGTCAAACTGGGGTTAGGAGCCCTGGGGCTGCTAGTCTTTCGCTTCAGGCTGAAAGTGTCTGGTATGAAGTCACCTGATCCGTCGTTCCTGGGTTTTGCTGAAT gTGAGGATTATGAAGATGATGACCTAGTAAACTCAGATGAGGTTATGAAGAAACCATGCCCAGTGCAGATTGTTCTTGCCCATGAAGATGACCATAACTTTGAGCTTGATGAAGAGGCTCTGGAGCAGATATTGCTACAGGAACACATACGGGATCTTAACATAGTCGTGGTATCTGTGGCAGGAGCTTTTCGTAAAGGGAAATCATTTCTCCTGGACTTCATGCTTAGATATATGTATAACAAG GACTCTCAGAGCTGGATTGGTGGGAACAATGAACCACTGACTGGCTTTACATGGCGAGGAGGTTGCGAAAGAGAAACAACAGGCATACAAGTTTGGAATGAAGTGTTTGTGATTGACAGACCTAATGGAACAAAA GTGGCTGTGCTGCTAATGGATACCCAGGGTGCCTTTGATAGCCAGTCAACCATTAAAGACTGTGCTACCGTGTTTGCTCTCAGCACTATGACCAGCTCTGTCCAG GTATATAATTTGTCTCAGAATATTCAAGAAGATGATCTTCAACACCTTCAA TTATTTACAGAGTATGGAAGACTTGCAATGGAAGAGATCTACCAGAAGCCATTTCAG aCGTTAATGTTTTTGATTCGAGATTGGAGTTATCCTTATGAACATTCATATGGCTTGGAAGGTGGGAAGCAGTTCCTTGAAAAGAGACTGCAG gtaaAACAGAACCAGCATGAAGAGCTACAGAATGTCAGGAAGCACATTCACAACTGCTTCTCCAATCTCGGCTGCTTCCTTTTACCACATCCTGGGCTTAAAGTTGCCACGAACCCCAGTTTTGACGGACGACTGAAAG ATATCGATGAAGATTTTAAACGAGAGCTTCGAAATCTGGTTCCATTGCTGCTTGCTCCTGAAAATCTTGTTGAGAAAGAGATAAGTGGATCTAAAGTCACTTGTAGAGATCTTGTAGAGTATTTTAAG gcatacattaaaatatatcaagGCGAGGAACTGCCACATCCAAAGTCTATGCTTCAG gcaACAGCTGAGGCTAACAACCTTGCAGCAGTAGCAGGAGCACGAGATGTCTATTGTAAAAGTATGGAGCAG GTATGTGGTGGTGATAAGCCGTACATTGCACCTTCAGATTTGGAACGAAAACACCTGGATCTCAAGGAAGTGGCACTCAAACAGTTTCGTTCTGTGAAAAAAATGGGTGGAGATGAATTCTGCCGCCGTTATCAGGACCAGCTTGAAGCTGAAATCGAAGAAACCTATGCAAATTTTATAAAGCACAATGATGGCAAAAATATCTTCTATGCTGCTCGTACCCCTGCCACACTGTTTGCAGTCATGTTTGCTATGTACATCATCTCAGGACTGACTGGCTTCATTGGCCTAAACTCTATAGCTGTCTTATGCAACCTCGTCATGGGGCTAGCACTGACGTCCCTTTGTACTTGGGCATATGTTAAGTACTCTGGGGAGTTCAGAGAAATTGGAACAATGATTGATCAGATTGCTGAAACACTATGGGAACAG AGGAGTCCCAGGAAG GTGTTTTCCAAACTGTTTGAAGTCACTAGACGTCGAATGGTCCACCGTGCTCTCTCGTCAGCACAGCGACAGAGACTGTCATCCAACAATAACAAGAAGAGAAATTAG
- the Atl2 gene encoding atlastin-2 isoform X1, protein MAEGDEAARRQPQQGLRHRRQTSDSSVGVNHVSSTTSLGEDYEDDDLVNSDEVMKKPCPVQIVLAHEDDHNFELDEEALEQILLQEHIRDLNIVVVSVAGAFRKGKSFLLDFMLRYMYNKDSQSWIGGNNEPLTGFTWRGGCERETTGIQVWNEVFVIDRPNGTKVAVLLMDTQGAFDSQSTIKDCATVFALSTMTSSVQVYNLSQNIQEDDLQHLQLFTEYGRLAMEEIYQKPFQTLMFLIRDWSYPYEHSYGLEGGKQFLEKRLQVKQNQHEELQNVRKHIHNCFSNLGCFLLPHPGLKVATNPSFDGRLKDIDEDFKRELRNLVPLLLAPENLVEKEISGSKVTCRDLVEYFKAYIKIYQGEELPHPKSMLQATAEANNLAAVAGARDVYCKSMEQVCGGDKPYIAPSDLERKHLDLKEVALKQFRSVKKMGGDEFCRRYQDQLEAEIEETYANFIKHNDGKNIFYAARTPATLFAVMFAMYIISGLTGFIGLNSIAVLCNLVMGLALTSLCTWAYVKYSGEFREIGTMIDQIAETLWEQRSPRKVFSKLFEVTRRRMVHRALSSAQRQRLSSNNNKKRN, encoded by the exons ATGGCGGAGGGGGACGAGGCAGCGCGAAGGCAGCCGCAGCAGGGGCTGAGGCACCGGCGACAGACTAGCGACTCGAGCGTCGGGGTTAACCACGTCTCGTCCACGACCTCCCTAG gTGAGGATTATGAAGATGATGACCTAGTAAACTCAGATGAGGTTATGAAGAAACCATGCCCAGTGCAGATTGTTCTTGCCCATGAAGATGACCATAACTTTGAGCTTGATGAAGAGGCTCTGGAGCAGATATTGCTACAGGAACACATACGGGATCTTAACATAGTCGTGGTATCTGTGGCAGGAGCTTTTCGTAAAGGGAAATCATTTCTCCTGGACTTCATGCTTAGATATATGTATAACAAG GACTCTCAGAGCTGGATTGGTGGGAACAATGAACCACTGACTGGCTTTACATGGCGAGGAGGTTGCGAAAGAGAAACAACAGGCATACAAGTTTGGAATGAAGTGTTTGTGATTGACAGACCTAATGGAACAAAA GTGGCTGTGCTGCTAATGGATACCCAGGGTGCCTTTGATAGCCAGTCAACCATTAAAGACTGTGCTACCGTGTTTGCTCTCAGCACTATGACCAGCTCTGTCCAG GTATATAATTTGTCTCAGAATATTCAAGAAGATGATCTTCAACACCTTCAA TTATTTACAGAGTATGGAAGACTTGCAATGGAAGAGATCTACCAGAAGCCATTTCAG aCGTTAATGTTTTTGATTCGAGATTGGAGTTATCCTTATGAACATTCATATGGCTTGGAAGGTGGGAAGCAGTTCCTTGAAAAGAGACTGCAG gtaaAACAGAACCAGCATGAAGAGCTACAGAATGTCAGGAAGCACATTCACAACTGCTTCTCCAATCTCGGCTGCTTCCTTTTACCACATCCTGGGCTTAAAGTTGCCACGAACCCCAGTTTTGACGGACGACTGAAAG ATATCGATGAAGATTTTAAACGAGAGCTTCGAAATCTGGTTCCATTGCTGCTTGCTCCTGAAAATCTTGTTGAGAAAGAGATAAGTGGATCTAAAGTCACTTGTAGAGATCTTGTAGAGTATTTTAAG gcatacattaaaatatatcaagGCGAGGAACTGCCACATCCAAAGTCTATGCTTCAG gcaACAGCTGAGGCTAACAACCTTGCAGCAGTAGCAGGAGCACGAGATGTCTATTGTAAAAGTATGGAGCAG GTATGTGGTGGTGATAAGCCGTACATTGCACCTTCAGATTTGGAACGAAAACACCTGGATCTCAAGGAAGTGGCACTCAAACAGTTTCGTTCTGTGAAAAAAATGGGTGGAGATGAATTCTGCCGCCGTTATCAGGACCAGCTTGAAGCTGAAATCGAAGAAACCTATGCAAATTTTATAAAGCACAATGATGGCAAAAATATCTTCTATGCTGCTCGTACCCCTGCCACACTGTTTGCAGTCATGTTTGCTATGTACATCATCTCAGGACTGACTGGCTTCATTGGCCTAAACTCTATAGCTGTCTTATGCAACCTCGTCATGGGGCTAGCACTGACGTCCCTTTGTACTTGGGCATATGTTAAGTACTCTGGGGAGTTCAGAGAAATTGGAACAATGATTGATCAGATTGCTGAAACACTATGGGAACAG AGGAGTCCCAGGAAG GTGTTTTCCAAACTGTTTGAAGTCACTAGACGTCGAATGGTCCACCGTGCTCTCTCGTCAGCACAGCGACAGAGACTGTCATCCAACAATAACAAGAAGAGAAATTAG
- the Atl2 gene encoding atlastin-2 isoform X9, whose protein sequence is MEPEHRMTGEDYEDDDLVNSDEVMKKPCPVQIVLAHEDDHNFELDEEALEQILLQEHIRDLNIVVVSVAGAFRKGKSFLLDFMLRYMYNKDSQSWIGGNNEPLTGFTWRGGCERETTGIQVWNEVFVIDRPNGTKVAVLLMDTQGAFDSQSTIKDCATVFALSTMTSSVQVYNLSQNIQEDDLQHLQLFTEYGRLAMEEIYQKPFQTLMFLIRDWSYPYEHSYGLEGGKQFLEKRLQVKQNQHEELQNVRKHIHNCFSNLGCFLLPHPGLKVATNPSFDGRLKDIDEDFKRELRNLVPLLLAPENLVEKEISGSKVTCRDLVEYFKAYIKIYQGEELPHPKSMLQATAEANNLAAVAGARDVYCKSMEQVCGGDKPYIAPSDLERKHLDLKEVALKQFRSVKKMGGDEFCRRYQDQLEAEIEETYANFIKHNDGKNIFYAARTPATLFAVMFAMYIISGLTGFIGLNSIAVLCNLVMGLALTSLCTWAYVKYSGEFREIGTMIDQIAETLWEQRSPRKVFSKLFEVTRRRMVHRALSSAQRQRLSSNNNKKRN, encoded by the exons atggaacctgaacatCGGATGACAG gTGAGGATTATGAAGATGATGACCTAGTAAACTCAGATGAGGTTATGAAGAAACCATGCCCAGTGCAGATTGTTCTTGCCCATGAAGATGACCATAACTTTGAGCTTGATGAAGAGGCTCTGGAGCAGATATTGCTACAGGAACACATACGGGATCTTAACATAGTCGTGGTATCTGTGGCAGGAGCTTTTCGTAAAGGGAAATCATTTCTCCTGGACTTCATGCTTAGATATATGTATAACAAG GACTCTCAGAGCTGGATTGGTGGGAACAATGAACCACTGACTGGCTTTACATGGCGAGGAGGTTGCGAAAGAGAAACAACAGGCATACAAGTTTGGAATGAAGTGTTTGTGATTGACAGACCTAATGGAACAAAA GTGGCTGTGCTGCTAATGGATACCCAGGGTGCCTTTGATAGCCAGTCAACCATTAAAGACTGTGCTACCGTGTTTGCTCTCAGCACTATGACCAGCTCTGTCCAG GTATATAATTTGTCTCAGAATATTCAAGAAGATGATCTTCAACACCTTCAA TTATTTACAGAGTATGGAAGACTTGCAATGGAAGAGATCTACCAGAAGCCATTTCAG aCGTTAATGTTTTTGATTCGAGATTGGAGTTATCCTTATGAACATTCATATGGCTTGGAAGGTGGGAAGCAGTTCCTTGAAAAGAGACTGCAG gtaaAACAGAACCAGCATGAAGAGCTACAGAATGTCAGGAAGCACATTCACAACTGCTTCTCCAATCTCGGCTGCTTCCTTTTACCACATCCTGGGCTTAAAGTTGCCACGAACCCCAGTTTTGACGGACGACTGAAAG ATATCGATGAAGATTTTAAACGAGAGCTTCGAAATCTGGTTCCATTGCTGCTTGCTCCTGAAAATCTTGTTGAGAAAGAGATAAGTGGATCTAAAGTCACTTGTAGAGATCTTGTAGAGTATTTTAAG gcatacattaaaatatatcaagGCGAGGAACTGCCACATCCAAAGTCTATGCTTCAG gcaACAGCTGAGGCTAACAACCTTGCAGCAGTAGCAGGAGCACGAGATGTCTATTGTAAAAGTATGGAGCAG GTATGTGGTGGTGATAAGCCGTACATTGCACCTTCAGATTTGGAACGAAAACACCTGGATCTCAAGGAAGTGGCACTCAAACAGTTTCGTTCTGTGAAAAAAATGGGTGGAGATGAATTCTGCCGCCGTTATCAGGACCAGCTTGAAGCTGAAATCGAAGAAACCTATGCAAATTTTATAAAGCACAATGATGGCAAAAATATCTTCTATGCTGCTCGTACCCCTGCCACACTGTTTGCAGTCATGTTTGCTATGTACATCATCTCAGGACTGACTGGCTTCATTGGCCTAAACTCTATAGCTGTCTTATGCAACCTCGTCATGGGGCTAGCACTGACGTCCCTTTGTACTTGGGCATATGTTAAGTACTCTGGGGAGTTCAGAGAAATTGGAACAATGATTGATCAGATTGCTGAAACACTATGGGAACAG AGGAGTCCCAGGAAG GTGTTTTCCAAACTGTTTGAAGTCACTAGACGTCGAATGGTCCACCGTGCTCTCTCGTCAGCACAGCGACAGAGACTGTCATCCAACAATAACAAGAAGAGAAATTAG
- the Atl2 gene encoding atlastin-2 isoform X7 produces MGAAVRRPGLGPGLSFTSSWIRQTHSDELCMDWPGLQVLASVVKLGLGALGLLVFRFRLKVSGEDYEDDDLVNSDEVMKKPCPVQIVLAHEDDHNFELDEEALEQILLQEHIRDLNIVVVSVAGAFRKGKSFLLDFMLRYMYNKDSQSWIGGNNEPLTGFTWRGGCERETTGIQVWNEVFVIDRPNGTKVAVLLMDTQGAFDSQSTIKDCATVFALSTMTSSVQVYNLSQNIQEDDLQHLQLFTEYGRLAMEEIYQKPFQTLMFLIRDWSYPYEHSYGLEGGKQFLEKRLQVKQNQHEELQNVRKHIHNCFSNLGCFLLPHPGLKVATNPSFDGRLKDIDEDFKRELRNLVPLLLAPENLVEKEISGSKVTCRDLVEYFKAYIKIYQGEELPHPKSMLQATAEANNLAAVAGARDVYCKSMEQVCGGDKPYIAPSDLERKHLDLKEVALKQFRSVKKMGGDEFCRRYQDQLEAEIEETYANFIKHNDGKNIFYAARTPATLFAVMFAMYIISGLTGFIGLNSIAVLCNLVMGLALTSLCTWAYVKYSGEFREIGTMIDQIAETLWEQRSPRKVFSKLFEVTRRRMVHRALSSAQRQRLSSNNNKKRN; encoded by the exons ATGGGAGCCGCAGTCCGCAGGCCAGGGCTGGGGCCCGGGCTCAGCTTCACCAGCTCTTGGATCCGCCAAACCCATTCGGACGAGTTGTGCATGGATTGGCCAGGGTTGCAAGTGTTGGCTTCGGTGGTCAAACTGGGGTTAGGAGCCCTGGGGCTGCTAGTCTTTCGCTTCAGGCTGAAAGTGTCTG gTGAGGATTATGAAGATGATGACCTAGTAAACTCAGATGAGGTTATGAAGAAACCATGCCCAGTGCAGATTGTTCTTGCCCATGAAGATGACCATAACTTTGAGCTTGATGAAGAGGCTCTGGAGCAGATATTGCTACAGGAACACATACGGGATCTTAACATAGTCGTGGTATCTGTGGCAGGAGCTTTTCGTAAAGGGAAATCATTTCTCCTGGACTTCATGCTTAGATATATGTATAACAAG GACTCTCAGAGCTGGATTGGTGGGAACAATGAACCACTGACTGGCTTTACATGGCGAGGAGGTTGCGAAAGAGAAACAACAGGCATACAAGTTTGGAATGAAGTGTTTGTGATTGACAGACCTAATGGAACAAAA GTGGCTGTGCTGCTAATGGATACCCAGGGTGCCTTTGATAGCCAGTCAACCATTAAAGACTGTGCTACCGTGTTTGCTCTCAGCACTATGACCAGCTCTGTCCAG GTATATAATTTGTCTCAGAATATTCAAGAAGATGATCTTCAACACCTTCAA TTATTTACAGAGTATGGAAGACTTGCAATGGAAGAGATCTACCAGAAGCCATTTCAG aCGTTAATGTTTTTGATTCGAGATTGGAGTTATCCTTATGAACATTCATATGGCTTGGAAGGTGGGAAGCAGTTCCTTGAAAAGAGACTGCAG gtaaAACAGAACCAGCATGAAGAGCTACAGAATGTCAGGAAGCACATTCACAACTGCTTCTCCAATCTCGGCTGCTTCCTTTTACCACATCCTGGGCTTAAAGTTGCCACGAACCCCAGTTTTGACGGACGACTGAAAG ATATCGATGAAGATTTTAAACGAGAGCTTCGAAATCTGGTTCCATTGCTGCTTGCTCCTGAAAATCTTGTTGAGAAAGAGATAAGTGGATCTAAAGTCACTTGTAGAGATCTTGTAGAGTATTTTAAG gcatacattaaaatatatcaagGCGAGGAACTGCCACATCCAAAGTCTATGCTTCAG gcaACAGCTGAGGCTAACAACCTTGCAGCAGTAGCAGGAGCACGAGATGTCTATTGTAAAAGTATGGAGCAG GTATGTGGTGGTGATAAGCCGTACATTGCACCTTCAGATTTGGAACGAAAACACCTGGATCTCAAGGAAGTGGCACTCAAACAGTTTCGTTCTGTGAAAAAAATGGGTGGAGATGAATTCTGCCGCCGTTATCAGGACCAGCTTGAAGCTGAAATCGAAGAAACCTATGCAAATTTTATAAAGCACAATGATGGCAAAAATATCTTCTATGCTGCTCGTACCCCTGCCACACTGTTTGCAGTCATGTTTGCTATGTACATCATCTCAGGACTGACTGGCTTCATTGGCCTAAACTCTATAGCTGTCTTATGCAACCTCGTCATGGGGCTAGCACTGACGTCCCTTTGTACTTGGGCATATGTTAAGTACTCTGGGGAGTTCAGAGAAATTGGAACAATGATTGATCAGATTGCTGAAACACTATGGGAACAG AGGAGTCCCAGGAAG GTGTTTTCCAAACTGTTTGAAGTCACTAGACGTCGAATGGTCCACCGTGCTCTCTCGTCAGCACAGCGACAGAGACTGTCATCCAACAATAACAAGAAGAGAAATTAG